The nucleotide sequence TCCGGTTGCAATGAAAGCTCAGAGCAACATGAGCTTCAGTGGACTGAAAACAGCTGTTATGAACTGTTTAAACCAAGGATATTTCACAAAGGCTGACATAGCTGCATCCTTTCAAAGTACACTGGTGCAAACACTTATAAATAAATCTCAAATAGCATTAAAACACTTCAATTCTGACAAACTTGTTATTTCCGGCGGTGTTGCCTGCAACGGATATCTCCGGGACAAATTTCTCGAATATTTTAAAGACTCCTGCGACATTTATTTTCCTTCAAAATATCTTTGTACAGATAACGGCGATATGATAGCCTATGCCGCATATAAATTTATGCATTTTAGAAAATTTTTAGATATAAAAGGTACCGCCAGAGACAATGAAAGCAGCATTAACACAATCATCTGATTTAAAAACCTTATTGAAAAATGAACCCCTCGTTGCAGCACCTATGGCAGGGATAACAAACAGAAGTTTCCGTAAAATTCTGAGAAAGTTCACAAGAGGTCTTATATACACTGAAATGGTATCAGTGGAGGGGCTAAAACGGCAAATCGATAAAACAGTCGATTATATAAGGTTGACCCCTGAAGATAATCCCATAATTGTCCAGCTATTTGGCTTCAATGAAAACTCATTCCACGATGCTGTTAAAATAACTGAAGAAATTTCATCCCCCTATGGTTTTGACATCAACATGGGCTGTCCGGTGAAAAAAGTATTAAAAACAGGCGGAGGCTCAAATCTCCTGAAAAACATAAAACAGGCTGAACGGATTATAAAAAATGCCAGAAAAGCCACAGAAAAAAAACTGACGGTTAAAATACGTCTGGGATGGGACAGAGAAAATCTTGTCTTCAGGGAACTGATAAAGATGGCTGAAAATGAAGGTGTGGATGCAGTATGCATTCATGCCAGGACAAAATCTGAACTGTTTACAGGAGAGGTGGACTATGGGGCTTTAGAAACTGCTGCGGAACTGGCAAAAATACCAGTAATCGGAAACGGCAATGTCTGCGACCCCAGTGGATATAAAAGAATGCTGAACACCGGTGTCTCAGGGGTGATGATAGGAAGAGCGATTATGAAAACACCCTGGATTTTTCAGGCTTTACGGGAAAATAAACATCCTGAAAACTTCCTCAGCAAACAAGAGCTTTACAATCTTTTGATGGAGCTTAAAGATTTTGAATATGAGGAAAAAGGTGCCCACTATATAAATCTCCTGAAAAAATATGCGGTGTTTTTCTCCAAAAGCTCCCCGGGGGCATCCAATTTCAGAAACCGGCTTTACTCCACCAATAATGAAAAAGAATCTTTAAAGATAATAGAAAATTTTTTCAATTCAAACACATAGACTTTTACAAGTCTTTACAAGCATTGACAACGACGAAGCAATCTCATCTACAGGGTATGAGATCGCCATAGGCTTCCGCCCTCGCGATGACAGCATTGAGGCCTTGAGTAACAGCCTTATTGTCACCCTGTAGCATCTGAGCATAGCGAAGATAAGCAGTTGTTCCAGGGTTTCATAACTTACTGATAATAATAGATCCCGAAACAAGTTCGGGATGACTTTTTTTATTAGTTATTCAAAGGTCTTGCCTTTTGTCAGTCATCGCAAGAATCCGCCCTGGACCGTTGTCTTGCAGACGTGGACAGAGAGAACTGGCAGTGTTTTTTCATCCCCCGAGCGAAGGCGAGGAATCTCCATCTATAATAATTTCTACGTTTCTGCTAATCACAAATCAAGGTATGTATGTATGTATGTCTGACTTACCCACTTCTAATTAACCTGCGAAACTCTTCCCTGCTCATAGGAGCCACTGTAACCGTCTTAAACTTATCATAAATCACAAAACCTTCCGGAGTGTGTTTGGGCTTTTTAACATATTTTTTCAGTGTGTAATCAACATTTACCTTTGAGTCCAGCCTGGCCTTACTGAGACAGGCCACAACTCTTGCAGCTGTTTCGATTTCCTCTTCCGTGTAAGGCTCATTCTTTCTGATAATCGCATGTGAAGAAGGGATACCCTGTGCATGCAGCCACAAATCTTCTGGGGAAGCAAAGTCGAAAACAAGCTCATGATTACCGCGGCTGTTTTTCCCCAGATAAATATCCGCCTCACTTAATTTGATGTGATATATACGTTTAACCTCTTTTGTTTTTGTTTTTTTCACTTTGTATGAACCAAATGTTTCACTATATTCTTTGAAAAGCTCCCGCTCATCAGGTTTTATTGACTCATCTTCCATATAAAAGAGTTTTTCTTCAAACCAGAATATGCGATTTTGTATTTCATTAATTCTCTTTCGGATTTTTTCTAAAGATCGTTCGAGCTTTCTGCTTTTTTCATAAAGTTTTTCTGCTTTTTCCTCAGGCTTATCACCTCTTCTAACGAAATAATTCACCTTTTTTATGCCATCCTCAGAATAATCGATAAGCTCGTACCCCCCTTCCCCTTGCTTTAAAATATGCAGATTATTTTTTATCAGATCCGCTTCATGTCTCAGCTGATGAAATTTTTTTGCATTGCTTAGGTCATCTTTTAGTTTTTCCAGAAGTTTCTTATCTTTCTTGATTCTTTTTCTGTAATGTTTGATAAGTCTGCTGCGTACTAAATTATAATCATCCTCATCTTTACGTTCTGCTACAGAGCCAAATTCATCAAATGTTATCTTCTTAAGATTATTTTTAAGTTTAAAAGGATAAATTTTCCCTTTTTCATCTGTGTAAAATCTTTTGTCAGCTAACTCTTCTTTAAGATATTCGATAGCAAACGGTAATTCTTCAAAGCGATTAAAAATCTTTTCAGCATATTCAGCAGTCTTCGGATAAAAACCTATAAAATTGTTAAAATTCAAATCTTCCGGCGATAATTTGTATGCACTGTCCAGATCATATCGCTTGTTTAGTTTAAAAAATCTGTACACATCCCCGGTATCAACCTTTCTTTCAGGATCTATGTTGTTATTATTCAACTTAAAAATAATATGGTCACTGTCTGAAATAACAAAAATATTGGAATTGTTTCCGGCAAGTTCGTAAACGATCCTGTAGGTCACTTTTTTACCGCTTGGCCGTCTTTTGGCAGCATAGAGAATCAGAATTCTGTCGTAACTTCTCTGTTTAATATCAGTAATGCAGGCACCGTTCAGTATTTCCAGTGCCGGGGCTTTCCCAAGTTTCTCAAAACTACCTGCCCGGAATACCCCTTTGAGGTTCAATCCTGCTTTAAAATCAATACGGCTGGAATTATTATCATCATAAAGATGTAGAATAAATGTATCTTCAGATACAGTAGCACTGTTTATTACAGTATATCGTATTTTTTCATCAAAAACGTATGTGAGTTTTCTTAATGTCAGCCCGTCCACTTATCTATTTGTCCATAAAACGTTCAAAAGATTTTTTATCATTAGCTTTCACATAAGCTTCCTGAGGAGTTACTGTTTTATTCATGAGAAACTCCATAATGGCCTGGTCCATCAGTTGCATCCCGTCTCCTTTGCCCGTTTGAATCATGGAAGGAATCTGAAATGTTTTTCCTTCTCTGATAAGATTGGCAATGGCACTGTTGACAATTAACAGCTCAAGAGCAGCCACACGCCCCTTACCGTCAGCTTTCTTTAGAAGCTGCTGCGCTATGACACCTTTTAGAGATTCAGACAGCATTGCCCTTATCTGTGCCTGTTGTCCTGATGGAAATGCGTCGATGATTCTGTCAACAGTTTTTGCAGCCGAATTTGTATGTAATGTACCGAAAACCAGATGTCCGGTTTCAGCGGCTGTAATTGCAAGTTCTATCGTTTCAAGGTCTCTGAGCTCTCCCACAAGAATAACATCCGGGTCCTCCCTGAGAGCAGCTCTCAATGCGGCAGAGAACGATTCGGTATGCGTTTCCACTTCTCTGTGGTTGATCAAACATCCCTGGCTATGGTGTACAAATTCCACCGGATCTTCTATTGTTAGAATATGCTCTTTTCTGGATTTGTTTATATAATCAATAATCGCAGCCAGCGTTGTTGATTTCCCGCTGCCTGTAGGACCGGTAACCAGTACAAGCCCCCTTGAAAGTTTTGCAAATTTTAACACCTGGTTGGGTAACCCCAGGTCATCAGCGGTGAGAATTTTACTGGGAATAAGTCTGAAAACAGCGCATGCTCCTCTTTTCTGCATAAAATAATTTGCCCTGAAGCGCGCTTTTCCGGGCACTTCATAGGCAAAATCCAGATCTTTTGTTTTCTCAAATTTCTTTTTCTGCTCCTCTGAAATTATTTCATATAGCAGCGGTCTTAAAATTTCATCACTCAGCTGCTGGTACTTAATCTCTTCAAGTTCTCCATGTTTTCTGACCATCGGTTTGCATCCGGAGCTCAAATGGAGGTCACTTATATCATTTTCCAGCATATATTTGAAAAAAGCATCTATTTTAGCCATACCAAACCCCTGAAAACATTCTATTTTTAAAAATTTGCACTAATATCAGAAATCTTTATATTGTCGTTTAACTTTTCAAAGCGATAACCGAAATTATTGCATTTACTACAACCTTCCCCATCACAGGAGCCGCATTTTGAAGGAATATAGCCTGCATAAAGAATTTCCCCGGCGTCATCGGCTGAGTTAACCGGTACATTATCTACAATATTCACTGAATTCTCATAATAACAAAAGGAGTTGAACGAATAATACGGGTACCCTTTTACTGGCAAATCGCTTCTGAAAATCATTTCTGAGCCATGGAAATCTAAATCTGTAAAAGCCGCACCTTCTGCTTTCCCAAGGCCAAAACTTCCCAAAACAACCGGGACTTCAATCTTTGCTGATTCGGAGATTAGGGGATAAATCTGGAAGAAAAAACCATTTTCCAGGTGGTATTGATTGTAAAAATAATGAATATCCATCTCCTCAAGTGCCTGCATTATCTGATACTGACTGTATTTTTCCGCCAGGACAGTGTAATTTTGTAACAAATTAAATCCGAATATGTTTATTTCCAAAACACCGGAATGACCGCAAAAATCCAGCCTGTAGAAAGAAGTGTTCGAAATATCCTTTATGAGTTTATCCAAGATATTTACAAGCTTATTTTTATTGCCCTCTGAAAGGACTGATTTTAATATCCTTTCAATTTTTTCGCCGTGTGAAACGGTTAAGTTGACACTTTTTTTTGTAATTTCCCTCATCTTCTCAAAAGCTTTCAAGTTAAAAGGGTCGTCGGTAACAATAGTTATAGATTCGTCGCTCTCGTATATAGGCAAAATACGGTTATTAACCAGTAATTCACTGCTGTATTTACGGATAAGAGTAGTATCGATATTAATGTCATCCAATATAATAAAGGGCTCATCCACCTGTCTGCTGAGTATATAGTCTATCTCATCCTGTTTGACTTTCCCCAGTTGAACAAGTGCCTGCCCCAGTTTCACACCATTTTCTTTCTGAAACTCCAAAGCTTCATCCAGATCTGCTTCAGTAATCATCTTATAATCCAATAAAAGACTGCCGATGTTTTTTCTTTTATTCATCATCCCCCTCCGGATCTGTATTGTCAAAAAAATAGTCGATATTAAGCTCATAATAAGACATAAGCTGATTATTCAGCTCTTCAAGTTCAACAGGTGCTTCAGAGCGTATTAAATCTATATTCTTCTTTAACTGATAGAGAGTTGTATTGTAATAATTCACGATAACTTTTTTAATAGACTCACTCTCTCCGATAAAATCTGAAATAAAATATTCCACAGCAGCAGCAAGTCCTTCAGCTTTACTCACATCCAGCCTTTTAGAACTCAGGGCAACAATAAAGTCGGAAGCTTTCTCAATCTCAAACTGAAAATATCCTCTCAAAGTCATTCCTTCCACTGTTTTCCTAAGCGCAGCAGAATATATTTTCTGCCTGAAGCGGATTAACCGGAGTTTCTTAAAAAACAGTTCTTTCCTGTAGTAATATAAATTTTCTTCAATCTCACGCATTTCATAAAATGCGCTTTCAACAAATATATTTTCAGGAAAATTGGAAAGTGCGTTAAAAATGATTCTTTTGGCTTCCCTGAAATCACCCTTAAGTATGTATGCCATACCTAAATCAATAAAACCCTGGGGGTCAATGCCTCTAAAACTTTGGAGTTTGTGGTATATGTTTCCTGCTTCTTCGTATCTGTCAAGCAGAATCAGGCACCAGGCTCTCTGAATCAGGTAGCTGAATTTGCCGGGGGATATGCTGAGATTTTTTTCGATATATGATAAAGCTTTATGCACATCCTGTTCTGACATATATAAATTGCTCAGATAAAAATTAGCATCTTCATTTTGAGAGTTAAGCCTTAATGCCGAATTCAAGAATCTTTTTGAAGTATCGAATTTGCCCTTTTGAAAATTAATTCTCCCTAAATAACTGTACAAAAGTGACTTGGAAGGCATATCGTATGCTGCATTCTTCAGAGCACGCTTAATTGAAACTTCTGCCTTGTCAAATTCTTCATTATTAATAGCTTTTTCTATTTTCTCCATAAAACGCTTAACAAATTTTTTTTCATTAAAAATTTTTTTGGTATTCATTAATTTCCACCTCTGCATATAAATAACACAAAAATAAGTTGCTTAAAAGATAAAAGCTCCTTCAAAAATAAAACTGTGATGCGTAAATTCCGTAATGCTTTAAGCGTTATGTTTGATATATTCAACGTTCAAGGTTGAATACTCAATCAACCAATACACCACTCAAGTCAGAAAAAATTTATTGACAACTTATTTGATTTTGCTATATTAGGGATTAATATAAAGAATTAGCAAGACCCTCCTCCCCCTCCTTAAAATATATGGAGATTGCCGGCCAAGGGAGCCGGCTTTTTTAATATCTAAAACTGTTAAAATCATCATGCCCTGATTTATAGAAAATAAACGTCTCCACAAAAGTATAAGCATTTTAATAATGTGGCGACAACTATTTTTAAAAAATATTTTCAAAATACAAATAATATGTTAAAAAATAATCTATGAGTGAAAAGTTATATCTGCCACATTCAACCAGATGCTTTATATGCGGCTCAGAAAACCCTGTGGGTTTGAAACATATTTTTTACGTTGCAGGAGACTCCGTATCTTCGGATATTCTTATTCCTGACGGTTTCAACGGCTTTAAAGATATTGTCCACGGAGGCATAGTTTCCGCTCTTCTGGATGAAACCATGGGATGGAACGCATTTGTTTTCGGTAAAGGACAAAACCTTTATTTCACAAGGGATCTCAATGTTAAATTCAGAAAGTCTCTTAATACCGATACCCCCTACCTCTTAAAAACAGAATTTATTTCCGAAAAAAGGATGTTTGCCATCACCAAAGGCTATATAATAGATAAAGATAATAATATTTATGCCGAAGCCGAAGGAAAATTTATAGAAATTCCCGATGAAAAAATGCAGGAAACAAAACAGTACCTTCTTTTCGACAACAACAAAAACTACCACCCTAAGACAACAATATTTCGCAAATAAATTATTTACCGAAAGTCTTCTCAATCTCTGCAAATTCCCTTTCTGACAGTTCCAAAACCGGCATTAATGCATTACTGTTTAATTCCCTGGGATTTTTAAGCCATTTTTTTAATAACTTGGCATTCCATTCTTTCCCATTGATATTTCTGGGATAATATTGAGAAAGCAATCCGCTTAGATTGGGGGCAACGTAGCCACTGCCAACCGGCCCGCGTAACGGTGAAATCATTTTATGACAATTTCCGCATTTTTCTGAAAAAGTATTGGATTTTTTCGTACCGATATGAACCATCTGTGTAAAATTCTTCTCGACATCTCTGTCAGTAAAAGAAAGATATAAAAGGCCGTTGATAATGTAAGTTATTTGCTCTGAAGTGAAATTAAAATCAGGCATGAATTCACTCGGCTCTTTTATTGTCTTGACGATTTCTTTTACTGCAATATTTTCTATGGAGCTGTCCAAATTTACCGACAAAGTGCTACCTTTCCCGCCTATACTGTGGCACCTTCTGCAGCCGCTCAACTTAATCAACTCTATCCCTCTTTTTCTATCCGAAAAAACATTTAACAGGAATTTAGCATATTTTCCTTTAATAAGATTTTGATGAGCCAAGTCTTTTCTCCTGGTTTCAGGTATTCCTCTGTGACATGTAACGCAATCGGCGATATCTGTATAATGGCTGTTATGGCAGTCCACGCAAAAATCGTTATTTTGAGCATTGCCGTTGGCAGAAATTACTAATAAAAGTATGAACAACAGAAAGACAGAAAGATTTTTCAAATAGTGAGCCGCCAAAATTCACCTCTGAAAAAATATGCAATAACCGTCAGGAAAACAATACCCAAAAAAACCAACAGTGTAAATATATCCAGCAGTCTGTACTCCTTACGAAACCAAACAGCCTTCTCATCTGTTGAGGGGGCGAGGTAAGGCAAAAACAGATAGACTATAAACAATATTACCGGACCGTAAATGAAATAACTTGAATAACTTACAATTTCCTGAAACCAAAGTAAAAACCATGCGGCTTTTGAAGGATTAGGAACATTAGAAGAATCTGCTGGAGCTTTTAAAGGTGCATCTATAAAAAGTCCAAGAACAATAACGGCAATTATCACCAGCAAAGCTGATACGATAATCATGCGAAAAAAATAAGGGTCACTTTTTATATATTCATTTTTCTTTTTCATAAGTAAGGAAGAACTCCCTTATCCTTTCTGATTTTGTAAAAATGAATAGTACACAAAATCATTAATCAGGAGTTTATCAGTTATAATCAAAAATGTAGTCCTAAACTGACTTAGTTTTTTGAAGAATGGCGTCAAATCGGGATTTAATTTTTTCCATGCGGGCTGATTTGTAGTACGTGTATATATGCATTTATTGTTGACATTTATGTTTTTGTGGTTTATACATAAGTATGTTTTTGAGAAAAGTAGAGTCCAAAAGAAAATCAGGGTATACGCATACAACCGTGCAGCTGGTGGAATCATACAGAAATGAAGAGGGTAAGAGCAGAACAAGAATTCTTTATCATTTCGGTCCATTGGATAAATTTCTTCAGGCTGATGCTGACAAGCTTGTAGACAGTGTATTGAAGATGAAGGGCGAGTTTAAGATTGCATTAGGAGTTGCAAGCCACCTTTAAGATGTTGTAGATTAAGGTTTTAAGAAAACAAAAACCACAACCAAAAAGGTGACTTACAATGAGCAAACTAAACTACAAATTAGAAAGAAGCAATGATAAAATTACCCCATTTGGTGGAATATCTTTGTTAATCCCACTGTTAGATAAGATGGGCATCCGAGATTTCCTTGATAAAGAACTTGATCATCCAGGCTCTAACAGAGGCAAACCGCCATCTTCTAAAATAATTCCTGTTATTCTATCGATGATATGCGGTGGCAGGAGTTTCAGTGATATCGACAAACTTTCTTTTGATAAGGTTTTAAGCTATATCAGCGGTATTGAAGATATCCCGGATAGTTCCAGCATCAGTAGGTATTTTTCAAAAACAGAAAGCATGTTGGATGAAGTAGCAGTTAATAAAACAATCAGCAAACTGGGCAGTCTCAACTATAAAATAGTGAAAGATGCTTTAAAAAGAGAAAATTTATTTTCAGTTACTCTGGATCAGGACGCCACTTATGCAAAGGTGTATAAAAGGGATGCCAAGTATTGTTATAAGAATTTAAAGCATACAGTTCTATGACGTGTTTTATAGGAGAGAGCGGTTATTGTATAGACGAGGAATTTCGGGAAGGCAATGTAAGTGCCCAGGTTGGCATACTTGAACAGCTTCAGAGAGTCCATAAATATCTTGAATCTTGTGGTATAGAAGTATCCAATGTTCGTAATGATTCTGCCGGTTACCAATCTAAAGTATTGGATTACTGTTTTGATAACGATTTAACGTTTTTTATAGGAGGTGACCTTGATAGTTCAGTTCGTAAAGGAATAAATCATATACCATCTGATTCATGGAAAAGATATAGAAATAGGTATGGAGATGAAAGCGATAATGAGGAAATAGCAGAGTTTATTCACTGTATGGAAAACACTAAGGAGAGTTTCCGTATAATAGTTGTTCGTAAGAAAATTGAGTCAGACAACCCCACAGTTCCGGAGCTTCTTGGTGATAAATATGAATATCGTGTTATTGCAACTAATTCAAAACTGGATGCAGAAAAGGTGGTACATTTTTATAATTTGCGCGGTGTTTGTGAATACAATATAAAAGAAGCAAAGTATGGTTTTAATTTAAAAAGCTTTCCTTCGGGTAATCTTGCGGGTAACGGCTTATGGTTTAAGACAGGAATACTGGCATATAATCTGATTATGTACCTCAAACGAATCATAATGGGAGGTGTCTATAAAAATAAAGAGATGGGTAGTATACGTTATCAGGTCATATCTATAGCGGGGAAACTTGTGTCCCACGGCGGTAATAAACTGAAGTTGTGCTGCAGTGTGGATATGTTCAAAAAAATGGAACAGTGGAGGACAGAATGTTTAACGTTGTGACCTTTTTTCTTTACTTATGTTAACTTTGTGGACAATTCAGGCAATAGGCAGTATTGCTGTGTCTAAAAACGGTGTAAATGGAGAAAATTTATGCTTTAGTAAAGTATGAATGAAGTAATATTTGGAAAATCTTTTCTTGTATTTTAAAAACAACAGGAAAAATATCAAAATCGGAGTTTGTTATTTTCTAATGCAAAATTAAAGTTTCAAAAAATGCTTGACTTTTAACACGGAACATTGCGAATTAAAGAGAAGATGTTGATGAACATTGGTCTGATGGGTGCATATATACCATCCTTATTCAGACCTATATGAGGCCTTCTGTTGTATCTCTTATAACTACTTTTTCTGTAATCTTCACTGGGAGACTTAATCCATTTAAAATAATCTTTTCTGGCGTCTCCTTCAAATTTTATCCAGAATGTTCCGTATTCCACAGGTGCCCATGCTGCATGACATGTGGAACAGGCCATTTTTTGCAAATGAGCATCAATGGAATGTTCAAGCACATCCTTATCAGGATTATGGCAGTCTCTGCACACTTTGCTGGACGGTTTGCCCGAAGCCAGACTTTTCATAGAGTGGCATTCTCCACAATCCATACCCTTTTCATAATGAACATCAGGCAGCATCTTTTGATGGTATTTCCCTGCAACCTTAATTCCCCTTTGATACCTTTCGTGGTCTTCCCTTATGCCAAGCCCGGTGTAATCTGCTCCGATATAATAATCATTATGACACTTCAGGCAAATACCCGTTTTCGGTTCAGTTATTGTATGCGGAGTACTGTTTTCCGCATGACAATCCACACAGCTGCTCACATGACATCCTTCACAGTTTTTTCCAAAAAACTCAGGGTCATATTGCTCAAAAATATCCTTCACATAACGCTTTTCTTTATATCTTGTATGCATGGGGGATTTTAACATTCCCTTATATTCTTCATGACATTTAACGCATCCTT is from Flexistipes sinusarabici DSM 4947 and encodes:
- a CDS encoding tRNA dihydrouridine synthase; translated protein: MKAALTQSSDLKTLLKNEPLVAAPMAGITNRSFRKILRKFTRGLIYTEMVSVEGLKRQIDKTVDYIRLTPEDNPIIVQLFGFNENSFHDAVKITEEISSPYGFDINMGCPVKKVLKTGGGSNLLKNIKQAERIIKNARKATEKKLTVKIRLGWDRENLVFRELIKMAENEGVDAVCIHARTKSELFTGEVDYGALETAAELAKIPVIGNGNVCDPSGYKRMLNTGVSGVMIGRAIMKTPWIFQALRENKHPENFLSKQELYNLLMELKDFEYEEKGAHYINLLKKYAVFFSKSSPGASNFRNRLYSTNNEKESLKIIENFFNSNT
- a CDS encoding NFACT RNA binding domain-containing protein, translating into MDGLTLRKLTYVFDEKIRYTVINSATVSEDTFILHLYDDNNSSRIDFKAGLNLKGVFRAGSFEKLGKAPALEILNGACITDIKQRSYDRILILYAAKRRPSGKKVTYRIVYELAGNNSNIFVISDSDHIIFKLNNNNIDPERKVDTGDVYRFFKLNKRYDLDSAYKLSPEDLNFNNFIGFYPKTAEYAEKIFNRFEELPFAIEYLKEELADKRFYTDEKGKIYPFKLKNNLKKITFDEFGSVAERKDEDDYNLVRSRLIKHYRKRIKKDKKLLEKLKDDLSNAKKFHQLRHEADLIKNNLHILKQGEGGYELIDYSEDGIKKVNYFVRRGDKPEEKAEKLYEKSRKLERSLEKIRKRINEIQNRIFWFEEKLFYMEDESIKPDERELFKEYSETFGSYKVKKTKTKEVKRIYHIKLSEADIYLGKNSRGNHELVFDFASPEDLWLHAQGIPSSHAIIRKNEPYTEEEIETAARVVACLSKARLDSKVNVDYTLKKYVKKPKHTPEGFVIYDKFKTVTVAPMSREEFRRLIRSG
- a CDS encoding type IV pilus twitching motility protein PilT; protein product: MAKIDAFFKYMLENDISDLHLSSGCKPMVRKHGELEEIKYQQLSDEILRPLLYEIISEEQKKKFEKTKDLDFAYEVPGKARFRANYFMQKRGACAVFRLIPSKILTADDLGLPNQVLKFAKLSRGLVLVTGPTGSGKSTTLAAIIDYINKSRKEHILTIEDPVEFVHHSQGCLINHREVETHTESFSAALRAALREDPDVILVGELRDLETIELAITAAETGHLVFGTLHTNSAAKTVDRIIDAFPSGQQAQIRAMLSESLKGVIAQQLLKKADGKGRVAALELLIVNSAIANLIREGKTFQIPSMIQTGKGDGMQLMDQAIMEFLMNKTVTPQEAYVKANDKKSFERFMDK
- a CDS encoding tetratricopeptide repeat protein, whose protein sequence is MNTKKIFNEKKFVKRFMEKIEKAINNEEFDKAEVSIKRALKNAAYDMPSKSLLYSYLGRINFQKGKFDTSKRFLNSALRLNSQNEDANFYLSNLYMSEQDVHKALSYIEKNLSISPGKFSYLIQRAWCLILLDRYEEAGNIYHKLQSFRGIDPQGFIDLGMAYILKGDFREAKRIIFNALSNFPENIFVESAFYEMREIEENLYYYRKELFFKKLRLIRFRQKIYSAALRKTVEGMTLRGYFQFEIEKASDFIVALSSKRLDVSKAEGLAAAVEYFISDFIGESESIKKVIVNYYNTTLYQLKKNIDLIRSEAPVELEELNNQLMSYYELNIDYFFDNTDPEGDDE
- a CDS encoding PaaI family thioesterase, which encodes MSEKLYLPHSTRCFICGSENPVGLKHIFYVAGDSVSSDILIPDGFNGFKDIVHGGIVSALLDETMGWNAFVFGKGQNLYFTRDLNVKFRKSLNTDTPYLLKTEFISEKRMFAITKGYIIDKDNNIYAEAEGKFIEIPDEKMQETKQYLLFDNNKNYHPKTTIFRK
- the extS gene encoding selenite/tellurite reduction operon c-type cytochrome lipoprotein ExtS codes for the protein MAAHYLKNLSVFLLFILLLVISANGNAQNNDFCVDCHNSHYTDIADCVTCHRGIPETRRKDLAHQNLIKGKYAKFLLNVFSDRKRGIELIKLSGCRRCHSIGGKGSTLSVNLDSSIENIAVKEIVKTIKEPSEFMPDFNFTSEQITYIINGLLYLSFTDRDVEKNFTQMVHIGTKKSNTFSEKCGNCHKMISPLRGPVGSGYVAPNLSGLLSQYYPRNINGKEWNAKLLKKWLKNPRELNSNALMPVLELSEREFAEIEKTFGK
- the extQ gene encoding selenite/tellurite reduction operon b-type cytochrome membrane protein ExtQ gives rise to the protein MKKKNEYIKSDPYFFRMIIVSALLVIIAVIVLGLFIDAPLKAPADSSNVPNPSKAAWFLLWFQEIVSYSSYFIYGPVILFIVYLFLPYLAPSTDEKAVWFRKEYRLLDIFTLLVFLGIVFLTVIAYFFRGEFWRLTI
- the extO gene encoding selenite/tellurite reduction operon b-type cytochrome iron-sulfur cluster-binding subunit ExtO, giving the protein MKRYLMTIFTGILLILTTSANAKENCEECHKKITVSVSHESLNCIECHEPEGDHYALAADFKINAKGCVKCHEEYKGMLKSPMHTRYKEKRYVKDIFEQYDPEFFGKNCEGCHVSSCVDCHAENSTPHTITEPKTGICLKCHNDYYIGADYTGLGIREDHERYQRGIKVAGKYHQKMLPDVHYEKGMDCGECHSMKSLASGKPSSKVCRDCHNPDKDVLEHSIDAHLQKMACSTCHAAWAPVEYGTFWIKFEGDARKDYFKWIKSPSEDYRKSSYKRYNRRPHIGLNKDGIYAPIRPMFINIFSLIRNVPC